The Polyangium mundeleinium genome contains the following window.
TCAATTCCGGATGGCGACGAACGAGTCGTTCCTCGACAGGAACCGCGAGCTCACGGAGCGGACCGAGTGGCACAACGTGGTCGTCTTTGGCCCGCGCGCGGAGGGCCTCGCGCGTGTGCTCGGCAAGGGATCGTGCGTGCTCGTGGAGGGGACGCTGCGCACGTCGAGTTACGAGAAGGACGGCCAGAAGCGGTACAAGACCGAGGTGCACGCGCGTGACATCTGCCTCGCGGGCGGGCCCTCGCCGGCGCCGCACCGCGAGCACGCGGGGGCGCTGCGTCGCGACGCGGACGACGACATCGCGCCGGTGGAGATGTCGCTCCCGCAGGAGGAGCCCGAGGTCCCGCCGGAGCCCACGCCGCCGGCCCGCCCCCCGCGGAAGCGGAACGGCGCGCCGCCACGAAAAACCGAGATGCTCGAAGAGATGCCGTTCTGAAACGGCATGGGGGGTGACACGGCCCGGGGCGTGCGGAAAACGCGCCCCGGGCCCGCGGCTCGGCCCTTGTGGCAGCCCGGTCCCCGTGGCAAATATCGAGCATACCATGGCACATCGACTTACCACGACGCCCCTGCTTGCCCTTGTCTTCGCTGGTTTCGCTGTCGCCAGCGGCTGCGGCCGATCGTTCCCCGGCACCGGCGACAGCAGCTCGGACGGCGGCGGAGGGTTCGCCGGGCACGGCGGCGGCATCGGCGGTGTGGGCGGCGTCGGTGGTGTGGGCGGTGTGGGCGGCGTCGGTGGTGTGGGCGGGGTGGGCGGGGTGGGCGGCGTCGGTGGCGTGGGTGGCGTCGGTGGCGTGGGCGGCGTCGGTGGCGTCGGCGGTACCATGGGCTTCTGCAGCGACGGCAAGGTCGACGTGGGCGAGGAGTGCGACGACGGCCCGCTGAACAGCGACACCGGCGCTTGCAAGACCACGTGCGAGAAGGCGGTCTGCGGCGACGGGTTCGTGTATGCGGCGGCCGAGGCGTGCGACGACGCCAACGAGATCGACGGCGACGGCTGCAACCACGACTGCATCGTCTCGGGCACGGTGCTCTTCACGCAGAGCCACAGCATCCCGTCGTCGACAGGCGAGGAGATCACGAGCGTCCGGCTGGACCCCAAGGGCAACCTCATCGTCGGCGGGCTCCTCGGCCTGACGGGCACGCCGGATCATTACGACGGGTTCGTAGGCAAGCTCGATCCGGCGGGCAACCCGATGTGGTTTGCCCTGGTCAGCGGCGCGGCGGGCCTCGACGACGCAATTTACGGCGTGGCGGTCGAGCCATCCGGCAACATCGTCGCCGTGGGATACGAGACCCTCGCCGACGGGACGACGAACATGATCGTTCGTCGGTACGACACGAACGGCGGGCTTCTGTGGTCGCAGAGCTACGACGGCGGAGTCGACGGATACGATTTCGCGTGGGGCGTCGCGACACAGGGCGGAGGGCACGTCTACGTCGCCGGGGCCATGATGGCGAACGCCAGCGGGAGTGATTTCGCGGTGCTGAAGTTGTCGATCGTAGACGGCTCGATCATGGGGCAGCGCCTCGTGGACGGGCCGGGCAAGGCCACCGATGCGGCGCAGGGCATCGCGCTCGACGGCAATTTCGCCTATGCCGTCGGCTACGTGACGAACGAGGCGGGCTCGACGGACGTCTTGGTGACCAAGCTGTCGGTCGGCGGCTCCCAGCCGACCGAGTCGTGGACGCGCACCTTCAATGGCGCATTGAACGGCGACGATTACGGGTTCGCAGTCGCGGTCGCCCCGGATGGGACCCTCTTCGTCGGCGGCTCCGAGTCCACGAATTTCGGCCGCGACGCCTGGCTGCGCAAGTACGATTCAAACGGGGACGAGCTCTGGACCGAGACCCACACGAGCCAGGTCCCCGCAGGCCTGGACGCAATCTACGCCGTGGCCACCGACCCGAGCGGCAACGTGATCGTGACGGGCTACGAGATGACCCCCACGCTCTCGACGGACATCTGGACCCGCAAATACGATCCCTCCGGCAAGGAGCTCTGGACCAACGTGTACGGCGGGGCAGGAGACGGCGCCGATTACGGCGAGGGGATCACCACGAACAGCGCCTCCGAGGTGTTCGTCGTGGGCACCGAGCTCACGACGAACGAAGGCTACAACGCCTGGATCCGCAAGTACGCGCCCTGAGAGGGGGTTCATCAGGATTGCGCGCGGCTCGAGCTCAGCACTGGCCAGAACGTCTGCCGTAACGTCATCGCGCGCGAGCGCGCGCCACCGCAGCGAGCGCTCGCGTGGAGAGCGCGCTCGGCGC
Protein-coding sequences here:
- a CDS encoding single-stranded DNA-binding protein, which translates into the protein MSDGMNRVVLLGNLGADPELRYAGSGTAVLQFRMATNESFLDRNRELTERTEWHNVVVFGPRAEGLARVLGKGSCVLVEGTLRTSSYEKDGQKRYKTEVHARDICLAGGPSPAPHREHAGALRRDADDDIAPVEMSLPQEEPEVPPEPTPPARPPRKRNGAPPRKTEMLEEMPF
- a CDS encoding DUF4215 domain-containing protein, which gives rise to MAHRLTTTPLLALVFAGFAVASGCGRSFPGTGDSSSDGGGGFAGHGGGIGGVGGVGGVGGVGGVGGVGGVGGVGGVGGVGGVGGVGGVGGVGGTMGFCSDGKVDVGEECDDGPLNSDTGACKTTCEKAVCGDGFVYAAAEACDDANEIDGDGCNHDCIVSGTVLFTQSHSIPSSTGEEITSVRLDPKGNLIVGGLLGLTGTPDHYDGFVGKLDPAGNPMWFALVSGAAGLDDAIYGVAVEPSGNIVAVGYETLADGTTNMIVRRYDTNGGLLWSQSYDGGVDGYDFAWGVATQGGGHVYVAGAMMANASGSDFAVLKLSIVDGSIMGQRLVDGPGKATDAAQGIALDGNFAYAVGYVTNEAGSTDVLVTKLSVGGSQPTESWTRTFNGALNGDDYGFAVAVAPDGTLFVGGSESTNFGRDAWLRKYDSNGDELWTETHTSQVPAGLDAIYAVATDPSGNVIVTGYEMTPTLSTDIWTRKYDPSGKELWTNVYGGAGDGADYGEGITTNSASEVFVVGTELTTNEGYNAWIRKYAP